The proteins below come from a single Miscanthus floridulus cultivar M001 chromosome 1, ASM1932011v1, whole genome shotgun sequence genomic window:
- the LOC136455436 gene encoding DExH-box ATP-dependent RNA helicase DExH12-like, giving the protein MTKPAYIAITQHTKNSKPALVYVPTRKHAGLTALDLCAYSSVEGGVAPFLLGSEDEMDAFTRGVQDETLKNTLKCGVGYLHQGLSELDQELVTNLFLSGRIQVCVASSTMCWGRLLPVHLVVVMGTQYYDGRENARKDYRIADLLQMMGHANRPLQDNSGKCVILCHAPRKEYYKRFLYEAFPVESNLHHFLHDRMNAEVVAGVVENKQDAVDYLTWTFMYRRLTKNPNYYNLQGVSHRHLSDHLSELVETVLNDQVWADFR; this is encoded by the coding sequence aTGACCAAGCCTGCCTACATTGCCATCACACAGCATACAAAGAACAGTAAACCTGCCCTGGTGTATGTACCAACAAGGAAGCATGCAGGGTTGACTGCATTGGACTTATGTGCATACTCTAGTGTCGAGGGTGGTGTTGCACCATTTCTCCTTGGGTCAGAAGATGAGATGGATGCTTTCACCAGAGGTGTTCAAGACGAGACGCTTAAGAATACACTTAAATGTGGTGTAGGCTACTTGCATCAGGGTCTAAGCGAACTTGATCAGGAACTTGTAACAAATCTGTTCCTTAGTGGGAGGATCCAAGTTTGTGTTGCGAGCAGCACAATGTGTTGGGGAAGACTATTGCCTGTTCATTTGGTGGTGGTCATGGGGACTCAGTATTATGATGGCCGTGAGAACGCTCGCAAAGATTATCGAATTGCAGATCTGCTTCAGATGATGGGTCATGCCAACAGGCCACTTCAAGATAACTCAGGGAAATGTGTCATATTGTGTCATGCGCCTCGCAAAGAGTACTACAAAAGGTTCCTTTATGAGGCCTTCCCTGTTGAGAGCAATCTTCACCATTTCTTGCATGATCGTATGAATGCCGAGGTCGTGGCTGGTGTTGTAGAGAATAAGCAAGATGCTGTGGATTACCTTACTTGGACTTTCATGTATCGGCGGCTGACAAAGAACCCTAACTACTATAATCTTCAGGGTGTAAGTCACAGGCATCTTTCAGATCATCTTTCTGAGTTAGTTGAGACTGTCCTGAATGATCAGGTTTGGGCTGATTTTAGATGA
- the LOC136498576 gene encoding DEAD-box ATP-dependent RNA helicase 3A, chloroplastic isoform X1, giving the protein MASLLTLPALALFNPATASGAVRLRAAAFRCWALQRRGWAAVAAVASPNSVLSEHAFKRLQLGSDDGDEEGPYGSDADEGFEEGEGFQGGEEELAIARLGLPDELVATLEKRGITHMFPIQRAVLIPALEGRDLIARAKTGTGKTLAFGIPMIKKLIEQDDGRSTRRGRTPRALVLAPTRELAKQVEKEIKESAPKLGTVCVYGGVSYNVQQNALSRGVDVVVGTPGRIIDLINGGSLQLGEVQYLVLDEADQMLAVGFEEDVETILQQLPADRQSMLFSATMPSWVKKLSRRYLNNPLTIDLVGDKDEKLAEGIKLYAIPLTATSKRTILSDLITAYAKGGKTIVFTRTKKDADEVSLALTNTIASEALHGDISQHQRERTLNGFRQGKFTVLVATDVAARGLDIPNVDLVIHYELPNDPETFVHRSGRTGRAGKAGTAILMFTSSQKRTVNSLERDVGCKFEFISPPSMGEVLESSAEHVIATLRGVHPESTQYFLGAAEKLTEELGPHALASALAHLSGFSQPPSSRSLISHEQGWVTLQLTREQGYGRGFFSPRSVTGFLSDVYSAAADEVGKIYLTADENVQGAVFDLPEEIAKDLLTMELPPGNTLTKISKLPALPDDGPATDSYGRFSNDRGSRNRRSRGGGASRGRGGWDTDGEDRFRRGGRSFRSDNDSWSNDDWSGGGRKSNRSSSSSSSFGSRSSSYGSRGSPSFGGRSSSFGGRESNRSFSGTCFNCGESGHRASDCPNK; this is encoded by the exons ATGGCGTCCCTCCTCACGCTCCCCGCCCTCGCCCTCTTTAACCCCGCCACGGCCTCCGGCGCCGTCCGCCTACGCGCCGCGGCCTTCCGCTGCTGGGCGCTCCAGCGGCGCGGGTGGGCGGCGGTGGCCGCCGTGGCCTCGCCCAACTCCGTGCTCagcgagcacgccttcaagcggCTCCAGCTCGGGAGCGACGACGGGGACGAGGAAGGGCCGTACGGGAGCGACGCCGACGAGGGGTTCGAGGAGGGGGAGGGGTTCCAGGGGGGCGAGGAGGAGCTCGCCATTGCCAGGCTCGGCCTGCCCGACGAGCTCGTCGCCACGCTCGAGAAGCGCGGGATTACACACATGTTCCCCATTCAG AGGGCTGTGTTGATTCCCGCTCTTGAGGGCCGCGACCTGATTGCTAGAGCAAAAACTGGAACCGGAAAGACACTGGCCTTTGGTATACCCATGATCAAGAAATTAATTGAGCAAGACGATGGTCGAAGTACAAG GCGAGGTCGCACTCCTCGGGCTCTGGTTCTGGCACCTACCAGAGAGTTAGCCAAACAAGTCGAGAAAGAAATAAAGGAATCAGCACCCAAGCTCGGCACAGTGTGTGTCTATGGCGGTGTCTCGTATAATGTCCAGCAGAACGCACTATCGCGTGGTGTCGATGTTGTTGTTGGAACACCTGGCCGCATAATTGATTTGATAAATGGCGGAAGCCTCCAGTTGGGAGAAGTTCAGTATTTAGTCCTGGATGAGGCTGACCAAATGCTTGCAGTGGGGTTTGAGGAAGATGTGGAAACAATATTACAACAGCTACCCGCGGACAGGCAAAGCATGCTGTTCTCTGCGACGATGCCTAGTTGGGTGAAGAAACTGTCCAGGCGGTACTTGAACAACCCTTTGACAATTGACTTG GTTGGTGATAAAGATGAAAAGCTTGCTGAAGGAATCAAACTCTATGCTATCCCACTCACAGCAACATCAAAGCGCACCATTCTTAGTGATCTAATTACG GCTTATGCAAAGGGTGGGAAAACCATTGTTTTCACTCGTACGAAGAAAGATGCAGATGAGGTATCATTGGCACTGACAAACACTATTGCTTCTGAGGCACTTCATGGTGATATTTCACAGCATCAGCGTGAGCGGACACTAAATGGATTTCGTCAAGGCAAATTTACTGTTCTAGTAGCTACAGATGTTGCTGCCCGTGGTCTTGATATACCAAACGTTGATTTG GTTATCCATTATGAATTGCCAAATGATCCAGAAACTTTTGTCCATCGTTCTGGACGCACTGGACGTGCTGGGAAAGCAGGAACTGCAATCTTGATGTTTACCAGCAGCCAGAAGAGGACAGTTAACTCTCTTGAGCGTGATGTTGGTTGCAAGTTTGAGTTTATAAGCCCTCCGTCCATGGGAGAAGTGCTGGAGTCATCTGCTGAGCATGTCATTGCTACATTGCGAGGGGTGCACCCAGAGTCGACTCAGTACTTTCTTGGAGCAGCTGAGAAATTAACAGAAGAATTAGGACCTCATGCTCTTGCTTCTGCACTGGCACATCTGAGTGGGTTTTCTCAGCCACCTTCTTCACGTTCTCTGATCAGTCATGAGCAG GGATGGGTCACATTGCAACTAACTAGAGAACAAGGATATGGCAGAGGCTTCTTTTCTCCTAGATCTGTTACTGGTTTTCTATCTGATGTTTATTCAGCTGCTGCAGATGAAGTTGGCAAAATATACCTAACAGCAGATGAGAAC gtccaaggagcagtCTTCGATTTGCCTGAGGAAATCGCAAAGGACCTGCTTACTATGGAGCTCCCCCCAGGAAACACCTTAACCAAAATATCGAAG CTGCCTGCGTTGCCAGATGATGGTCCTGCTACTGATAGCTATGGTCGCTTTTCAAACGACCGAGGTTCCAGGAACAGGCGTTCCAGGGGTGGAGGCGCTTCAAGAGGCCGGGGTGGTTGGGACACTGACGGTGAGGACCGATTCCGCCGTGGTGGCAGGAGCTTCAGGTCTGACAATGATAGTTGGTCAAATGATGACTGGTCAGGCGGTGGGAGAAAATCAAACcgttcctcgtcctcgtcctcgtcctttgGTAGCCGCTCATCATCTTACGGCAGCCGTGGCTCACCATCCTTCGGTGGCCGCTCATCATCCTTCGGCGGTAGGGAGAG CAACAGAAGCTTCAGCGGTACTTGTTTCAACTGCGGCGAATCTGGTCACCGTGCATCAGACTGCCCAAACAAGTAG
- the LOC136498576 gene encoding DEAD-box ATP-dependent RNA helicase 3A, chloroplastic isoform X2 — MASLLTLPALALFNPATASGAVRLRAAAFRCWALQRRGWAAVAAVASPNSVLSEHAFKRLQLGSDDGDEEGPYGSDADEGFEEGEGFQGGEEELAIARLGLPDELVATLEKRGITHMFPIQRAVLIPALEGRDLIARAKTGTGKTLAFGIPMIKKLIEQDDGRSTRRGRTPRALVLAPTRELAKQVEKEIKESAPKLGTVCVYGGVSYNVQQNALSRGVDVVVGTPGRIIDLINGGSLQLGEVQYLVLDEADQMLAVGFEEDVETILQQLPADRQSMLFSATMPSWVKKLSRRYLNNPLTIDLVGDKDEKLAEGIKLYAIPLTATSKRTILSDLITAYAKGGKTIVFTRTKKDADEVSLALTNTIASEALHGDISQHQRERTLNGFRQGKFTVLVATDVAARGLDIPNVDLVIHYELPNDPETFVHRSGRTGRAGKAGTAILMFTSSQKRTVNSLERDVGCKFEFISPPSMGEVLESSAEHVIATLRGVHPESTQYFLGAAEKLTEELGPHALASALAHLSGFSQPPSSRSLISHEQGWVTLQLTREQGYGRGFFSPRSVTGFLSDVYSAAADEVGKIYLTADENVQGAVFDLPEEIAKDLLTMELPPGNTLTKISKLPALPDDGPATDSYGRFSNDRGSRNRRSRGGGASRGRGGWDTDGEDRFRRGGRSFRSDNDSWSNDDWSGGGRKSNRSSSSSSSFGSRSSSYGSRGSPSFGGRSSSFGGRERSFSGTCFNCGESGHRASDCPNK, encoded by the exons ATGGCGTCCCTCCTCACGCTCCCCGCCCTCGCCCTCTTTAACCCCGCCACGGCCTCCGGCGCCGTCCGCCTACGCGCCGCGGCCTTCCGCTGCTGGGCGCTCCAGCGGCGCGGGTGGGCGGCGGTGGCCGCCGTGGCCTCGCCCAACTCCGTGCTCagcgagcacgccttcaagcggCTCCAGCTCGGGAGCGACGACGGGGACGAGGAAGGGCCGTACGGGAGCGACGCCGACGAGGGGTTCGAGGAGGGGGAGGGGTTCCAGGGGGGCGAGGAGGAGCTCGCCATTGCCAGGCTCGGCCTGCCCGACGAGCTCGTCGCCACGCTCGAGAAGCGCGGGATTACACACATGTTCCCCATTCAG AGGGCTGTGTTGATTCCCGCTCTTGAGGGCCGCGACCTGATTGCTAGAGCAAAAACTGGAACCGGAAAGACACTGGCCTTTGGTATACCCATGATCAAGAAATTAATTGAGCAAGACGATGGTCGAAGTACAAG GCGAGGTCGCACTCCTCGGGCTCTGGTTCTGGCACCTACCAGAGAGTTAGCCAAACAAGTCGAGAAAGAAATAAAGGAATCAGCACCCAAGCTCGGCACAGTGTGTGTCTATGGCGGTGTCTCGTATAATGTCCAGCAGAACGCACTATCGCGTGGTGTCGATGTTGTTGTTGGAACACCTGGCCGCATAATTGATTTGATAAATGGCGGAAGCCTCCAGTTGGGAGAAGTTCAGTATTTAGTCCTGGATGAGGCTGACCAAATGCTTGCAGTGGGGTTTGAGGAAGATGTGGAAACAATATTACAACAGCTACCCGCGGACAGGCAAAGCATGCTGTTCTCTGCGACGATGCCTAGTTGGGTGAAGAAACTGTCCAGGCGGTACTTGAACAACCCTTTGACAATTGACTTG GTTGGTGATAAAGATGAAAAGCTTGCTGAAGGAATCAAACTCTATGCTATCCCACTCACAGCAACATCAAAGCGCACCATTCTTAGTGATCTAATTACG GCTTATGCAAAGGGTGGGAAAACCATTGTTTTCACTCGTACGAAGAAAGATGCAGATGAGGTATCATTGGCACTGACAAACACTATTGCTTCTGAGGCACTTCATGGTGATATTTCACAGCATCAGCGTGAGCGGACACTAAATGGATTTCGTCAAGGCAAATTTACTGTTCTAGTAGCTACAGATGTTGCTGCCCGTGGTCTTGATATACCAAACGTTGATTTG GTTATCCATTATGAATTGCCAAATGATCCAGAAACTTTTGTCCATCGTTCTGGACGCACTGGACGTGCTGGGAAAGCAGGAACTGCAATCTTGATGTTTACCAGCAGCCAGAAGAGGACAGTTAACTCTCTTGAGCGTGATGTTGGTTGCAAGTTTGAGTTTATAAGCCCTCCGTCCATGGGAGAAGTGCTGGAGTCATCTGCTGAGCATGTCATTGCTACATTGCGAGGGGTGCACCCAGAGTCGACTCAGTACTTTCTTGGAGCAGCTGAGAAATTAACAGAAGAATTAGGACCTCATGCTCTTGCTTCTGCACTGGCACATCTGAGTGGGTTTTCTCAGCCACCTTCTTCACGTTCTCTGATCAGTCATGAGCAG GGATGGGTCACATTGCAACTAACTAGAGAACAAGGATATGGCAGAGGCTTCTTTTCTCCTAGATCTGTTACTGGTTTTCTATCTGATGTTTATTCAGCTGCTGCAGATGAAGTTGGCAAAATATACCTAACAGCAGATGAGAAC gtccaaggagcagtCTTCGATTTGCCTGAGGAAATCGCAAAGGACCTGCTTACTATGGAGCTCCCCCCAGGAAACACCTTAACCAAAATATCGAAG CTGCCTGCGTTGCCAGATGATGGTCCTGCTACTGATAGCTATGGTCGCTTTTCAAACGACCGAGGTTCCAGGAACAGGCGTTCCAGGGGTGGAGGCGCTTCAAGAGGCCGGGGTGGTTGGGACACTGACGGTGAGGACCGATTCCGCCGTGGTGGCAGGAGCTTCAGGTCTGACAATGATAGTTGGTCAAATGATGACTGGTCAGGCGGTGGGAGAAAATCAAACcgttcctcgtcctcgtcctcgtcctttgGTAGCCGCTCATCATCTTACGGCAGCCGTGGCTCACCATCCTTCGGTGGCCGCTCATCATCCTTCGGCGGTAGGGAGAG AAGCTTCAGCGGTACTTGTTTCAACTGCGGCGAATCTGGTCACCGTGCATCAGACTGCCCAAACAAGTAG
- the LOC136455425 gene encoding DExH-box ATP-dependent RNA helicase DExH12-like, whose protein sequence is MYLKPLNLGLIASYYYISYATIERFSSMLTQKTKMKGLLEILVSASEYAELAGRAGEEEFIERLVRHQRFSIEKPKYGDPHVKVNALLQAHFSRHTVVGNLAADQREILVSTHKLLQAMVDVISSNGWLSLALIAMELSQMVTQGMWDRDSVLLQVPHFTKDLAQRCQENEAKPIESIFDLAEMGIDEMRDLLQQSNSQLQDIIEFFKRFPNVDMVYEVREGDDTSAGDNVAVQVTLERDMANLPCEVGPVHAPRFPKPKEEGWWLVIGDSSTNQLLAIKRVALQKRARVKLKFCAPAEAGTMDYTIYLMSDSYLGCDQEYKFTVDVKDAGGDL, encoded by the coding sequence ATGTACCTGAAGCCCCTCAACCTTGGTCTTATTGCTTCATACTACTATATTAGCTATGCAACTATTGAACGTTTCAGTTCTATGCTGACCCAGAAGACTAAGATGAAGGGGCTCCTAGAGATTCTAGTATCTGCATCAGAATATGCAGAGCTTGCAGGTCGTGCTGGTGAGGAAGAATTCATTGAGAGGCTTGTTCGCCACCAGAGGTTCTCTATCGAGAAGCCCAAGTATGGCGATCCACATGTGAAGGTCAACGCGCTGCTGCAAGCCCATTTTTCAAGGCACACAGTGGTCGGGAACCTGGCAGCTGATCAGCGGGAGATTCTCGTTTCTACCCATAAGTTGCTCCAGGCAATGGTTGATGTTATCTCCAGCAATGGTTGGCTTAGTCTTGCTCTTATTGCAATGGAGTTGagtcaaatggtgacacaaggcatgtGGGATCGTGATTCTGTGCTGCTTCAAGTTCCTCACTTCACAAAGGACTTGGCTCAGAGGTGCCAGGAAAATGAAGCGAAGCCCATCGAGAGTATCTTTGATCTTGCTGAGATGGGTATTGATGAGATGCGGGATCTCTTGCAGCAATCAAACTCTCAGCTGCAGGACATCATTGAGTTCTTCAAGCGGTTCCCCAATGTTGATATGGTCTATGAGGTCCGTGAGGGTGACGACACAAGTGCTGGCGACAATGTAGCCGTTCAGGTAACGCTGGAGCGTGACATGGCAAACCTGCCATGTGAGGTTGGGCCAGTTCATGCGCCGAGGTTCCCCAAGCCCAAGGAAGAAGGCTGGTGGCTGGTGATTGGTGACAGCTCCACTAACCAGTTGCTGGCAATCAAAAGAGTGGCACTTCAGAAGAGGGCAAGAGTGAAACTTAAGTTCTGTGCTCCTGCAGAAGCAGGCACAATGGACTACACGATTTACTTGATGTCAGACTCTTACTTGGGCTGTGACCAGGAGTACAAGTTCACTGTTGATGTTAAGGATGCTGGAGGGGATTTATGA